CATCCAGTATTAATTTTCACTAAGTTTAAGAAAAAAATCTACAGTATTGAGTTGCgcacatcagttagttagttatttAGTCAGTGAAAAATCAATTAAATGAAAATTTGAAATTCAGTATACAGAAACTTATTGAAAACACCTTGGGCTGCTCTGTAGGCATGTTTGAGCTTGGGTTATGCCTAAACAATACTACCCAGCGTTTGTGAAGGCTTAGTAAAAGCAGGTTTATTTTGTGGAGAAAAATATTATCCTACAACAGTATTGTTTAGCAGTAAGGCTGAGCCTTGTACTACATACTAAAATATCTGTACTATGAATGTTAGTAAGTTGGTATAAAGAAATCAGGTACTAGCTATGTAGTTTCTAGGCCTAATATTAGTTAATGTTGTTCAGTGGCTGTTTCCCTCCTTGTGGTACACATGCCAGTTTCTCCACCTTGTATTGATTGTGATGTCCTTGAATTGCGTATGTGTGTTATTTGTCTGTGTGTAAGTGAGGGTTTGTCTGTGTGTAAGTGAAGGTTTGTCTGTGTGTAAGTGAAGATTTGTCTGTGTGTAAGTGAAGGTTTGTCTATGTCTGCTGTGACACATTATCAGTCTCATGCAATAAAATATTAATTGTGGAGTGTTTGGTAGATGTAGTGACTTTTGTAATACTGCTTATATGAGCCAAATATGTGAGCACTTTACTATTTTTAGTGACATGCagatcataggcggcggaaagggggggggggggggctagggggctgaagccccccctcggtctgctgaggggggcttagcccccctcagaatgatatcacaccgaaattatctttcttggagtggggctgaaaaccgtgataaaggtcgagatactctaatagaacagtcactctaataaagtagtcagtgtgtagtagggacccgccgattatgttcattattttacctattatgctatactgcactgctcaaaattttgcctattatgcttaaattaatgcccaatatttacctattatgctcaaattatgctcaatatttatacctcagttctcatgtttttctagtaaatttgcactttatgagaaaacagtaagttgctgaagcatagACTCTAAATCCCTGCTTGTCAAAATCCAAGTCAtggaaaagatcgatatactctaatggaacagtcagctgtctattattttctgactgttctattaaagtatatcgatctttttctgtgatatgtttttgataagcaagaatttatggtaacgcacaagtgttctgcctattatgctagcattatgctcaatgctttcaggcacctattatgctcattattatgccagcataatcggcgggtccctagtgtgTAGccagctatgtaaggatttttatgtagtttatcagctaaaaatggtagctggtgaggtggaaagctcttgtcagttggttgtgaccttttttttttttttttttttttttggtctcaccttaccaaaccataGAAATaggtctgggtcagcccagccccccctcatatcaactacttgctccgccaCTGATGCAGATACAAAATGTTTGGAACATGACAGTCTTTTATTCTTATTGTAATCTTGCTGTCTAAAACCATGAATAGAGATGACCTTTCACCCTGAACTCATCAGCCAGAACATGTATATGGTTTTATGTTTTATGTAAAAGACATATTgtattataactgttactacaGGTGCAAATGGTCTCACACACATATTATATACTTTTCACAGCTGGAGTTTGGTGACTCGTTGATTATCAAAAGTGAAGATGTCTACATCACTCCTGAGGTACTGGGATATGGTTCTTATAGTGTGGTCTATGCTGCCCTGTATTGTGGGAAGCAATGTGTGGTGAAGAGGATACGGCCAAGTAATGAGAAATCCCACAAGTCACTAAACAAAGAACTCAAAGTATTACTGACTCTTAAACACCCCTGTATTATACAACTATTAGGAGTGTTCTTCACATCAGATAACCCTCAGTCTCCAGTATTGTTGATGGAGAGAATGAAGATGAACCTTACTGAAACTTTAAATATCAAAAGGTCATTTCATTTTAAAGTTTCTATACTACATGATGTAGCATGTGGTTTGTGCTACATACACAAGAAAGGAATTATCCACTGTGACCTGACTGGTAATAATATTTTACTAACTGAAAAATGTAATGCTAAAATTGCTGATTTTGGACAAGCAATAATTTATGATCAGGAATATGATAAAGGATTACCCATTGCTCCTGGTAATGAAGCTCACATGCCACCTGAGTCATTTAAACCTAATCCTGTCTACTCCACTAAGTTGGATGTGTTTTCATTTGGTTGTGTTATAATCCACACAGTAACACAAGAGTTTCCTATACCTGACAATAAATATGTTGAAACTTCAGAACAAGGGAAGTATAAGGAACTTTCAGAAGTTGACAGAAGGTCAAAACAGATAAATACCTTAAAAGGTAATCGTGATGGTAGCACTATTTTATATGATATGGTGTTGGAGTGTCTACAGGATGATCCTCATGATAGACCTGCTATGGAAAAAGTGTGTAAACAGTTGAAGGAAATTGAAAAATTAGACAAGTCGTTAGGACACACTACACTTGAGCATTGTCAATACATTATCACTGATATTGAACATGATATTGAAAAATTTGCAGATAACTACACTGTTGGAAGAGCAAGTTTGCAGGTAGAGAGTACTAGATTACATATTAAGAGTGAGACATTACCACCAAAGTTGTTAATGATAGAACAACAACTACAATTAACCAATGAACTGCAAAAGTTCAAGCATGTCCCACCCTCCATTGAAGGTATGTAACTGTGCATATAAATTATAACAGTCTTAAAGGTGTATGTGTATGTGGTTAGTTATCAGATATTACATATGGAGTGCTTGTTTaaagtatctaatc
This portion of the Dysidea avara chromosome 12, odDysAvar1.4, whole genome shotgun sequence genome encodes:
- the LOC136240162 gene encoding uncharacterized protein isoform X1, translated to MIYKKSCDALKIEKRRLIEKSNELKKLEFGDSLIIKSEDVYITPEVLGYGSYSVVYAALYCGKQCVVKRIRPSNEKSHKSLNKELKVLLTLKHPCIIQLLGVFFTSDNPQSPVLLMERMKMNLTETLNIKRSFHFKVSILHDVACGLCYIHKKGIIHCDLTGNNILLTEKCNAKIADFGQAIIYDQEYDKGLPIAPGNEAHMPPESFKPNPVYSTKLDVFSFGCVIIHTVTQEFPIPDNKYVETSEQGKYKELSEVDRRSKQINTLKGNRDGSTILYDMVLECLQDDPHDRPAMEKVCKQLKEIEKLDKSLGHTTLEHCQYIITDIEHDIEKFADNYTVGRASLQVESTRLHIKSETLPPKLLMIEQQLQLTNELQKFKHVPPSIEEETTYIQWLNTRQQQVDITKIFVKRMTVLTNLNVIESQYGGKKYNYHFQFLFTEGESLIVSCDESQGWSVYPTGITEIFYEQLDYWKYHDNVKELLKLEKKKVFPPRFKLQYIKINPSITLHSTISVSKRFNDRTFVVGNFPFIKGSEAESAAVLPGPLVDLATRKSMKQRVTLSNEPEMDDLIKIVIPKIKAEWEDVAFALRFKIPAVNAIREKHSGNPKRCCRELFIDWLSTEHGVSPKTWSVLLEKIKGVEELSRVTEEIFEELFIAT